A window of Haloarchaeobius litoreus contains these coding sequences:
- a CDS encoding methyltransferase domain-containing protein, whose translation MYLLELGGEDDAFAACEAASAATGVERIGGGLAIAHSVATDRVRGLAYTRRASELLGRTDASVDSAVALLEAAPIDREGTVAVRARDVRGDTGVSTSDTERALGQVLVDRGFAVDLDDPDHELRALFAPASDDGDDSPEGPDVAAGEAGVCALGWLVTESVRDFGDRKPTDKPFFQPGSMDPLLARAVTNVAGAGPGSRILDPMCGTGGVLVEAGLVGADVVGVDAQAKMANGARQNLAHFLDDGDAHPIAEPGDWHVCRGDATRLPLVDDAVDAAVFDAPYGRQSKIETHALDDLVAGALAESRRVADRAVVVADRSWAGVARRAGWTVEASFERRVHRSLTRYVLVLD comes from the coding sequence GTGTACCTGCTGGAACTCGGCGGCGAGGACGACGCCTTCGCCGCCTGCGAGGCCGCGAGCGCGGCCACCGGCGTCGAGCGCATCGGTGGCGGCCTCGCTATCGCGCACAGCGTCGCCACCGACCGCGTCCGCGGGCTCGCCTACACCCGCCGCGCGAGCGAGCTCCTCGGCCGGACCGACGCCAGCGTCGACAGCGCCGTCGCCCTGCTGGAAGCCGCCCCCATCGACCGCGAGGGCACCGTCGCCGTCCGTGCCCGGGACGTCCGCGGCGACACCGGCGTCTCCACCAGCGACACCGAACGCGCGCTCGGTCAGGTGCTCGTCGACCGCGGGTTCGCCGTCGACCTCGACGACCCCGACCACGAGCTCCGGGCGCTGTTCGCGCCGGCCAGCGACGACGGGGACGACTCCCCCGAAGGACCCGACGTCGCAGCCGGCGAGGCCGGCGTCTGCGCCCTCGGCTGGCTCGTCACAGAATCCGTCCGCGACTTCGGCGACCGCAAGCCGACCGACAAGCCGTTCTTCCAGCCCGGCAGCATGGACCCGCTGCTCGCCCGGGCCGTCACCAACGTCGCCGGCGCGGGCCCCGGCAGTCGCATCCTCGACCCGATGTGTGGCACCGGCGGCGTGCTCGTCGAGGCCGGACTCGTCGGCGCGGACGTCGTCGGCGTCGACGCCCAGGCGAAGATGGCGAACGGCGCACGCCAGAACCTCGCGCACTTCCTCGACGACGGCGACGCCCACCCCATCGCGGAACCGGGCGACTGGCACGTCTGCCGCGGCGACGCCACCCGGCTCCCGCTCGTCGACGACGCCGTCGACGCGGCCGTCTTCGACGCCCCCTACGGCCGCCAGTCGAAGATCGAGACCCACGCGCTCGACGACCTCGTCGCCGGCGCGCTCGCCGAATCTCGTCGGGTCGCCGACCGCGCCGTCGTCGTCGCCGACCGCTCCTGGGCCGGCGTCGCCCGGCGGGCCGGCTGGACGGTCGAGGCTTCGTTCGAGCGCCGCGTCCACCGCTCGCTGACCCGGTACGTGCTCGTGCTCGACTAG
- a CDS encoding TATA-box-binding protein, producing MTDPKETINIENVVASTGIGQELDLQSVAMDLEGADYDPEQFPGLVYRTQEPKSAALIFRSGKIVCTGAKSTDDVHESLRIVFDKLRDLNIQVNEDPEIVVQNIVTSADLGRNLNLNAIAIGLGLENIEYEPEQFPGLVYRLDEPEVVALLFGSGKLVITGGKKPEDAEHAVDKIVSRLEDLGLLE from the coding sequence ATGACCGACCCCAAGGAGACTATAAATATCGAGAACGTCGTCGCCTCGACCGGTATCGGCCAGGAGCTCGACCTGCAGAGCGTCGCCATGGACCTCGAGGGGGCCGACTACGACCCCGAGCAGTTCCCCGGCCTCGTCTACCGCACCCAGGAGCCCAAGTCCGCCGCGCTCATCTTCCGGTCCGGGAAGATCGTCTGCACCGGCGCGAAGAGCACCGACGACGTCCACGAGAGCCTCCGCATCGTCTTCGACAAGCTCCGCGACCTCAACATCCAGGTGAACGAGGACCCGGAGATCGTCGTCCAGAACATCGTCACATCTGCCGATCTCGGCCGCAATCTCAACCTCAACGCCATCGCCATCGGCCTCGGGCTGGAGAACATCGAGTACGAGCCCGAGCAGTTCCCCGGCCTCGTCTACCGCCTCGACGAGCCGGAGGTCGTCGCCCTGCTGTTCGGCTCCGGGAAGCTCGTCATCACCGGCGGGAAGAAGCCCGAGGACGCCGAGCACGCCGTCGACAAGATCGTCTCGCGGCTCGAAGACCTCGGCCTGCTGGAGTAG
- a CDS encoding AAA family ATPase has protein sequence MDAPLWTDAHAPSLEELPQPDAREYLQKAVDEPLNLLLHGPPGVGKTAGVRALGREAHDDPDNDLVEINVADFFGRTKTEIKNDPRFASFLDGRSRLSKRDMINHVLKESASYAPVSGSYKTVVLDNAEDVRVDFQQALRRVMERYHRTTQFVICTRQPTKLIPPIRSRCFQVPMRAATNDELVTVLRRIVEAEGVDHDDDGLEYVAGYADGDVREAILAAQTTVSKEDELTMQTAYETLGDVGTLSTVGEMLDDAEAGEFTDARSTLDDLLVDEGYSGSEVLEEILTVGRKRYDGDRLARLHRLAGEADHDMSEGTSDRVHLGHLLAELGRASTA, from the coding sequence ATGGACGCGCCGCTGTGGACCGACGCCCACGCCCCGTCGCTCGAGGAGTTACCACAGCCGGACGCACGGGAGTACCTGCAGAAGGCGGTCGACGAGCCGCTGAACCTGCTGCTGCACGGTCCGCCCGGCGTCGGCAAGACCGCCGGGGTCCGGGCGCTCGGCCGCGAGGCCCACGACGACCCCGACAACGACCTCGTGGAGATCAACGTCGCCGACTTCTTCGGCCGGACGAAGACGGAGATCAAGAACGACCCCCGGTTCGCGTCGTTCCTCGACGGGAGGTCGCGGCTCTCGAAGCGCGACATGATCAACCACGTCCTAAAGGAGTCCGCGAGCTACGCGCCGGTGTCGGGCAGCTACAAGACGGTCGTGCTGGACAACGCCGAGGACGTGCGCGTGGACTTCCAGCAGGCGCTCCGCCGGGTGATGGAGCGCTACCACCGGACGACGCAGTTCGTCATCTGCACGCGGCAGCCGACGAAGCTCATCCCGCCCATCCGCTCGCGCTGTTTCCAGGTGCCGATGCGGGCGGCGACGAACGACGAGCTGGTGACGGTGCTCCGTCGTATCGTCGAGGCGGAGGGCGTCGACCACGACGACGACGGGCTGGAGTACGTCGCGGGCTACGCCGACGGTGACGTGCGCGAGGCAATCCTCGCCGCCCAGACCACCGTCTCCAAGGAGGACGAGCTGACGATGCAGACCGCCTACGAGACCCTCGGCGACGTGGGGACGCTCTCGACAGTCGGCGAGATGCTGGACGACGCAGAGGCCGGCGAGTTCACCGACGCCCGGTCGACGCTCGACGACCTGCTCGTCGACGAGGGCTACAGCGGGAGCGAGGTGCTGGAGGAGATCCTGACCGTCGGCCGCAAGCGCTACGACGGGGACCGGCTGGCGCGGCTCCACCGCCTCGCGGGCGAGGCCGACCACGACATGAGCGAGGGGACGAGCGACCGGGTCCACCTCGGGCACCTGCTGGCGGAGCTGGGGCGGGCGTCGACGGCGTAG
- a CDS encoding acyl-CoA thioesterase — MQAVSETRITNRQRVQPNHANNYEAVHGGNLMKWMDEVGAMAAMRFAGETCVTAAVDEFSFERPIPVGETALIDAYVFDAGRTSARVFLRAYREEPRSGETKQTTAACFTFVAVDDHGEPVPVPSLRVENDEDERLQAAARDAVDT; from the coding sequence ATGCAGGCAGTCTCCGAGACGCGGATCACGAACCGCCAGCGGGTCCAGCCGAACCACGCGAACAACTACGAGGCGGTCCACGGCGGCAACCTGATGAAGTGGATGGACGAGGTCGGCGCGATGGCGGCGATGCGCTTCGCGGGTGAGACCTGCGTCACGGCCGCGGTGGACGAGTTCTCCTTCGAGCGGCCGATTCCAGTCGGCGAGACGGCGCTCATCGACGCGTACGTCTTCGACGCGGGGCGGACGAGCGCCAGGGTGTTCCTGCGGGCGTACCGCGAGGAGCCGCGCTCGGGCGAGACGAAGCAGACGACGGCGGCGTGTTTCACCTTCGTCGCGGTGGACGACCACGGCGAGCCGGTGCCGGTGCCGTCGCTGCGGGTCGAGAACGACGAGGACGAACGGTTACAGGCGGCGGCGCGGGACGCGGTCGACACCTAG
- a CDS encoding hybrid sensor histidine kinase/response regulator, translating to MSAEPAATTVLHVDDDEEFTALTAEFLERQSDRISVVSTTTGDEALDLLERESIDCVVSDYEMPELDGLELLAAVRERHEGLPFILFTGRGSEEIASEAISVGVTDYLRKGGGTDQFALLANRIENAVEQARSRVSYRAVFENTDVGLTIRDTETGTVVDVNQEYCDLLGYDRKTLVGSGIEEITTDVPGYDAERAVELLERATDEESFRFEWPDRCSDGSTRWVEIDATRVEIEGSERSLITVHDIHERHEREQVLTTLHRVATEIQDCETIEAACERTVAAAESILEFEMCSVMVAEEGWLVPKAMSTGAPEDGARRMRPDQGLVGKTYRTGESTVVDDVGSDGESDPAKDTYRSGLSVPIGETAVFQAVATEPAAFSRQDRELAELLVAHTARALDRIRFEAELRRQNDRLNEFASVVSHDLRNPLTVAQGKLDMASEQCDSEHLDHLGDALERMTSITEDTLRLARHGGTVDDPGRVDLVTFADRCWSVVATGGTTLTVADPVAIRADPDRLQHVLENLFRNSVEHAGETPVDVRIGGLPDGFYVADDGPGIPEDERDQVFEPGYTTARDGTGFGLAIVREFATAHGWSVRVTEGETGGARFEFTGVERLD from the coding sequence ATGTCAGCGGAGCCGGCGGCGACGACAGTCCTCCACGTCGACGACGACGAGGAGTTCACCGCCCTCACTGCCGAGTTTCTCGAACGGCAGAGCGACCGCATCAGCGTCGTCTCCACCACGACGGGTGACGAGGCACTCGACCTGCTCGAACGCGAGTCCATCGACTGCGTCGTCTCCGACTACGAGATGCCGGAGCTGGACGGGCTGGAGCTGCTCGCTGCCGTCCGCGAACGGCACGAAGGACTCCCTTTCATCCTCTTCACCGGACGGGGGAGCGAGGAGATCGCCAGCGAGGCCATCTCGGTGGGCGTCACCGACTACCTCCGCAAGGGCGGCGGGACCGACCAGTTCGCCCTGCTCGCGAACCGCATCGAGAACGCCGTCGAGCAGGCCCGGTCGCGTGTGAGCTACCGTGCCGTGTTCGAGAACACCGACGTCGGGCTCACCATCCGCGACACCGAGACGGGCACCGTCGTCGATGTGAACCAGGAGTACTGCGACCTGCTCGGCTACGACCGCAAGACGCTCGTCGGCTCCGGCATCGAGGAGATCACCACGGACGTACCCGGGTACGACGCCGAGCGCGCGGTCGAGCTCCTCGAACGCGCCACCGACGAGGAGTCGTTCCGGTTCGAGTGGCCCGACAGATGCAGCGACGGCTCGACGCGCTGGGTCGAGATCGACGCGACACGCGTCGAGATCGAGGGCAGCGAGCGGTCTCTCATCACGGTCCACGACATCCACGAGCGCCACGAGCGCGAGCAGGTCCTGACGACGCTCCACCGCGTCGCGACCGAGATACAGGACTGCGAGACCATCGAGGCGGCCTGCGAACGGACGGTCGCGGCCGCGGAGTCCATCCTGGAGTTCGAGATGTGCAGCGTGATGGTCGCGGAGGAGGGCTGGCTGGTCCCGAAGGCCATGTCCACCGGCGCACCCGAGGACGGTGCCCGACGGATGCGACCGGACCAGGGACTCGTCGGGAAGACCTACCGGACCGGGGAGTCCACCGTCGTCGACGACGTGGGGTCCGACGGGGAATCGGACCCCGCCAAGGACACCTACCGGTCCGGCCTCAGCGTGCCGATCGGGGAGACGGCGGTGTTCCAGGCCGTCGCCACGGAGCCCGCGGCCTTCTCCCGGCAGGACCGCGAACTCGCGGAGCTGCTCGTCGCCCACACCGCGCGGGCACTCGACAGGATTCGGTTCGAGGCGGAGCTCCGACGGCAGAACGACCGCCTCAACGAGTTCGCGAGCGTCGTGAGCCACGACCTCCGGAACCCGCTCACCGTTGCACAGGGCAAGCTCGACATGGCCAGCGAGCAGTGCGACAGCGAGCACCTCGACCACCTCGGGGACGCGCTCGAACGGATGACGAGCATCACCGAGGACACGCTCCGTCTCGCCCGTCACGGGGGGACCGTCGACGACCCGGGACGCGTCGACCTCGTGACGTTCGCCGACCGCTGCTGGAGCGTCGTCGCGACCGGTGGGACGACACTGACCGTCGCCGACCCCGTCGCCATCCGTGCCGACCCGGACCGGCTCCAGCACGTCCTCGAGAACCTGTTCCGGAACAGTGTGGAACACGCCGGTGAGACGCCGGTCGACGTCCGCATCGGCGGCCTTCCCGACGGCTTCTACGTCGCGGACGACGGCCCCGGAATCCCCGAGGACGAACGCGACCAGGTGTTCGAACCGGGGTACACGACCGCCCGGGACGGAACCGGTTTCGGCCTGGCAATCGTCAGGGAGTTCGCCACCGCGCACGGCTGGAGCGTGCGTGTGACAGAGGGCGAAACCGGCGGTGCGCGCTTCGAGTTCACCGGTGTCGAGCGACTCGACTGA
- a CDS encoding cohesin domain-containing protein translates to MTTTHLPDGTTLLLVALCLALVAVPIAATQESATLSLSSAEAESTSDTVTVTLAADGSNVAGYQANVTFDPSVVQVQRVSGADYSDPVQNVNNEEGWVFLTQSQANGVDDPQLATITFEVVGDAGQRSTLSFVESDTRINDGAGEHVDASLDSGAITVGSSAVSADENGSMATDDAGDDQANQADQQSTPDTAANGGDSDAVDDGDATGNGTGVSTPVLVGAGAALLVGGVLLGRRAS, encoded by the coding sequence ATGACCACGACCCACCTTCCCGACGGAACGACACTGCTGCTGGTAGCCCTCTGTCTCGCACTCGTGGCCGTCCCCATCGCGGCCACGCAGGAGTCCGCGACCCTCTCGCTGTCCTCGGCCGAAGCCGAGTCGACCAGCGACACCGTGACGGTCACGCTCGCGGCGGACGGCTCCAACGTCGCCGGCTACCAGGCCAACGTCACGTTCGACCCGTCGGTCGTCCAGGTGCAACGCGTCTCCGGGGCGGACTACTCCGACCCGGTGCAGAACGTGAACAACGAGGAGGGCTGGGTGTTCCTCACCCAGTCGCAGGCGAACGGGGTCGACGACCCACAGCTCGCGACCATCACGTTCGAGGTGGTCGGCGACGCGGGCCAGCGCTCGACCCTCTCGTTCGTCGAGTCCGACACCCGCATCAACGACGGGGCCGGTGAGCACGTCGACGCGAGCCTCGACAGCGGTGCCATCACGGTCGGCAGCAGCGCCGTCTCCGCCGACGAGAACGGCTCGATGGCGACCGACGACGCGGGCGACGACCAAGCCAACCAGGCCGACCAGCAGTCGACCCCCGACACGGCCGCGAACGGTGGCGACAGCGACGCTGTCGACGACGGCGACGCTACCGGGAACGGCACCGGCGTCTCGACGCCCGTCCTCGTCGGCGCGGGTGCCGCCCTCCTCGTCGGTGGCGTGTTGCTCGGTCGGCGCGCATCCTGA